The stretch of DNA ccaaatcccccccaaaccccctccaaatgcctccaaaccccacaaaaaccccataaaaagCCCCAAAGGCCCCGTACCGATGTCCAGGGTCCACAAatcccccagcctgcagccgCTCATGCCCAGGAGATGATTCTACCCCTCATTGCCCTGAATcctccagaccccaaatcccctccaaaccccacaaaaaccccataaaaaaacccaaaccccccgTACCAATGTCCAGGGTCCACAAatcccccagcctgcagccgCTCATGGCCCCCAGTGTCCTTCACACCTTCCATTCCTCCAAGttccccagaccccaaatcccctccaaaccccacaaaaaccccacaaaaaccccacaaaaaccccaaaccccccgtACCGATGTCCAAGGTCCACAAatcccccagcctgcagccgCTCATGGCCAGGAGATGACGCTACCCTCCATTGCCCTGAGTcctccagaccccaaatcccccccaaactcctccaaaccccacaaaagccccacaaaaaccccataaaaagccccaaaagcCCCGTACCGATGTCCAGGGTCCACAAatcccccagcctgcagccgCTCATGCCCCCGTAGATGACGAGGCGCGAGCGCCGCCCGTCGCGCTCCGTGTACACCACGGCCGTGTGGGATTCCCGGGGAGGGGGCAGCACCCCGTAAGTGATGGGGATGTCCCAGGCCAGCACCCCCGAGCCCGGGCGCAGCTCCAGCACGTACAGGTCGTTCAGGTACCTGAGGAAAGGGATCCGGGGTCAGGAGATCCCATAAAAGATCCTAAAAGGGTGGTTGGGTGTGCGGGACTGGCCTAAAAGATCCCTTAAATCCCATAAAATGCACCCAGGACGGCCTCAAAAACACCTGTGTTCATGTGTGGAGGTGTTCAGATATCTGTAGAGGGGATTGAAAAGGTCAGgacaccacaaaaaaaccctaaaaggATTTTTGAATATGTGGAACTGCCCTAAAAGGTTGATTTGGGATATAGGATTGCCCTAAAAGATCTCTTAAATCCTATAAAATGCACCCAGGATGGCCCCAAAAACACCTGCGTCCATTTGTGCAGGTGCTCAGATATCTGTACAGGGGATTGAGGTCTggagaccccccaaaaaaaatcctaaaaggGTGTTTGGATATGTGGGACTGTCCTAAAAGGGTGCTGGGGATATGGGATTGCCCTAAAAGATCCCTTAAATCCTATAAAATGCACCCAAGTTGGCCCCAAAAACACCTGTGTCCATTTGTGCAGGTGTTCAGATATCTGTAGAGGGGATTGAAATGGTCAggagaccccaaaaaaaccctaaaaggGTGTTTGGATATGTAGGACTGTCCTAAAAGGGTGCTGGGGATATGGGATTGCCCTAAAAGATCCTTTAAATCCCATAAAATGCACCCAGGATGGCCCCAAAAACGCCTGTGTTCATGTGTGGAGGTGTTCAGATACCTGTAGAGGGGATTGAAAAGGTCAggagaccccaaaaaaaccctaaaaggGTGTTTGGATATGTGGGACTGTCCTAAAAGGGTGCTGGGGATATGGGATTGCCCTAAAAGATCCTTTAAATCCCATAAAATGCACCCAGGATGGCCCCAAAAACGCCTGTGTTCATGTGTGGAGGTGTTCAGATACCTGTAGTGAGAATTGAAAAGGTCAggagaccccaaaaaaaccctaaaaggGCGTTCGGATATGTGGAACTGCCCTAAAAGGTTGATTTGGGTATAGGACTGCCCTAAAAGATCTCTTAAATCCCATAAAATGCACCCAGAATGGCCCCAAAAACGCCTGTGTCCATTTGTGCAGGTGCTCAGATATCTGTACAGGGGATTGAAAAGAtctgggcaccccaaaaaaaccctaaaaggCTGTTCAGATATGTGAAACTGCCCTAAAAAGGTGTTTGGGGACACGGGACTGTCCTAAAAGGGTGTTTGGGAATATAGAACACCCTAAAAAGAGTTCTTAAAACCCCTAAAATTCACCCAAAACCGTGCCAGTTTCACCTGTGCCCCCGCTGGGGATCCCCAAGTCCCCCCAAAGATGACCCCAATGTTTTGGGGTCACTCCTGTATCCcccaaaaataagaaaagtctCCAAGTCCCCCCATCCCAACCCTATTCtcggggttttggggtgtccccctgccctccccgtAACTCCCAGGCTTTTGGGATCACCTGTGTGGCCCCACAAGGGTCTCTGTGCCCCCCTAAAAATGACCCCAATGTTTCAAGGCTGAATCCCAcgccccccaaaatccctatGTggccccaaaccagccccaagCCCCCTCCCCCCATTGattcacaggttttttttggggtgccccccaggttttggggtgccccctAAAGATGACCCCAATGTTTCAAGCTGAACCCcacaccccccccaaaatccctgtgtggccccaaaccagccccaagCCCCCTCCCCCCATTgattcctggggttttttttggggtgccccccaGGTTTGGGGGTGCCCcccgggttttggggtgccccgtACCGGGGGATGTTGTTTTTGGGGTCCTCGCTGTCGTTGGCCAGCCCCCCGAACAGGTAACACTTGTTGCCCACCAGGGAGAAGCTGTGGCCCAGCCGGGGGCAAGGGGGGGGCCCATTTTTGGGGGTCTTCGCCTTCAGCCGCTTCCACTCCCACCTGGAGGCCTGGAATGGGGGGGgggatgtgggatttggggaggggtctgggatTAGGGGGCACCCAGGGGGatgggggaccccaaaattggggggTCCAGGGTGTTCAGGAGGGTGGGGGTGGGTCCCAGGGTGTCCTAGGGCATTTGGGGGGGGTTCCTGAGGGGGTCCTGGAGTTTTTGggagggtcccgggggtccACCCAtggtttgggggggtctggaATGTTTTGGGGTGGTCCCAGGGGGGTCCTCAGGTGTTTGGGGTGGTCCCAGGGGGGTCCTCAGGTGTTTGGGGGGTGTTCTGGGGAGTCTGGGGAAGGTTCCAGGgtatttggggggggtcccaagGGGTCACCCATGGCTCAGGGGGGGTTCCCGAGGTGCTCAGGGGGTTTCCCAGGTGCTCGGAGGGGTTCCCAGGTGCTCCCCACAACCTCAGGGGAGTTCCCCAGGTGCTGGGGGGGGTTCCCAGGTGCTGGGGGGGgttcccaggtgttccccaggtgcTGGGGGGGGTTCCCCAGGTGCTCAGGGGGgttcccaggtgttccccaggtgcTCAGGAGGGTTCCCCAGGTGCTCGGGGGGGTTCCCCAGGTGCTCGGGGGGGTTCCCAGGTGCTCGGGGGGGTTCCCCAGGTGCTGGGGGGGGTTCCCAAGTGGTGCCCAGGGGGgttcccaggtgttccccaggtgcTCAGGAGGGTTCCCAGGTGCCCAGGGGGGTTCCCAGGTGCTCAGGGGGGTTCCCAGGTGCTCGGGGGGGTTCCCAGGTGCTATGGGGGGTTCCCCAGGTGCCCAGGGGGGTTCCCAGGTGCTCAGGAGGGTTCCCCAGGTGCTCAGGAGGgttcccaggtgttccccaggtgcCCAGGGGGGTTCCCAGGTGCTCAGGGGTGTTCCCAGGTGCTCGGGGGGGTTCCCAGGTGCTCGGGGGGGTTCCCCAGGTGCTGGGGGGGGTTCCCAGGTGGTGCCCAGGGGGgttcccaggtgttccccaggtgcTCAGGAGGGTTCCCAGGTGCCCAGG from Vidua chalybeata isolate OUT-0048 chromosome 32, bVidCha1 merged haplotype, whole genome shotgun sequence encodes:
- the HCFC1 gene encoding host cell factor 1, yielding MAGLGGGGSPPRAPPGPPALQPRWKRVVGWAGPVPRPRHGHRAVAIKELIVVFGGGNEGIVDELHVYNTATNQWFIPAVRGDIPPGCAAYGFVCDGTRLLVFGGMVEYGKYSNDLYELQASRWEWKRLKAKTPKNGPPPCPRLGHSFSLVGNKCYLFGGLANDSEDPKNNIPRYLNDLYVLELRPGSGVLAWDIPITYGVLPPPRESHTAVVYTERDGRRSRLVIYGGMSGCRLGDLWTLDIGG